TAATGATTGTATTTATGGGGATTATAGTCGGAGTAATGGTAATAGCAATGTATCTGCCAATATTTCAGATGTCAACTGGAGGAAGTTTTTAAAGCTAGATTATATGCTCATTGAAGGAGGTGATGTTTTAAATTCTCTGAGAAAATAATCGTTGTAATTTATTATAGATATTTACAATCAAGGTCTAGTATGGACCTTAAAAGGAGGTAGTTTAAAATGAAGAAAGGTTTTACGCTTTTAGAATTAATTATCGTTATAATTATTCTTGGAATTTTGGCTTCTTTGGCAATACCTAGGTTTACCAGAACTACTCAGCGGGCAAGGGCTGCAGAGGCACTTCAGATGTTGTCTGTGTTGCGTGGCTCGATGGAGCGCCATTTCCTAAGAGGCGATACTTATGTTGGTGCAGTTCTGGATGATGGCTCATGTGCTTGTGATGCTGGCTATAATCTTGATGTAGGTTGTCCCATGACTACTACTCCTCGGAATTTTGATTATACCCTTACAAATCTCGCCGCAGGCACATTTACTATTACTGCTACTCCTACAGGAGTTTGTGCTAGCACTGATACCATTACAATAATCGAGACCGGAGTTGTTACTGGAGCTGGCTTATTTGCTGGTATTTAAGTTATCTTAATGAAAATAGAGTCTGGTTTAGGTAGAATTAGCTAAGCAAGAATGCAGAGACCCAAGGGTTTTACATTAGTAGAGGCAGTAGTAGTCATAATTATCTTAACGATTATGGCTGCTATTGCTTATCCACGCTTTATCCGCACTATGGAAGTGACAATTGGAAGAGAGGCCAGGGTAGATTTAGAGCTAATCCTTGCTGCTGAAAAGATCATTGAGTTGCAATCAGGAGCATATTTGCCTTGTAATCCTCCAAATGATTGTAACGTTGAACTTAATTTAGATCTAAGATTTAATAACTGGCTCTACGACGTTACTGTAACAGCTCCTCCTAATCCGACTTTTCTTGCTACAGCTACACGTACATCTGGTACCAACGCAGGTACAGAAATTACAATTACTGAAAATGGTCCTCCCTTAGTGGGGACCTGGCCATTTTTAAATTTGATACAATAAATGAAAATTGGAGTTAAGAGATTGCCCCCGTTAGCCGATAAGAGGCTAACGGGGTTTACTTTAGTTGAAATCTTAGTTGCCTTAGTTATTCTGGCGTTAGCAGTTGGCGGGATAATGTCTTCTTTTATCAGCTCGCAGCGTTTTATATCCAGATCCCAGCGTCGACTTCAGGCTGCAAATTATGCCCGGGAAGTACTAGAGCAGTTAAGAGATGGAGTAAATGCCCAGTATTGGGCCAGTGCGGGTAATGATAAGCTGGATATCAAAGGTTGGACTGATTGTATTGCTGGCCCCATTAATCCTCCTTTACAAATAAACCTTGCTACTTTAGCAGCGTTTAATGCACGATGTGATTATATGGTTGTGAGTGAGTCTGCAACCGGGTATCGAGCGGTTACTGTGAGGATAGAGTGGGATGAGCCATAAAAGAATGAAATATAAGGCTGGGCTTACGCTTATTGAACTTATTATTTCTATTAGTTTTTTAGGCCTTGTTGTTTTATCTGCTGTAACTATTAACCTCAGTGCTGATAGATTTTTAAATGCTGAAAATACCCAGGTTAGGCTTACTAATGAGGTAGCCCTAGCCTTAGAACGCATTGCTAGAGATATTAAGCTTTCTTTTGGTAATCCGCCCGCTACCTTACCTGCGAATCCTGCCTTTCGAATCCTCGATCCTGGTGTTATTAGCGGTAATGAATTGCAATTACGTAAAAAAGATATAGCGCCACTAGGCACAGGTGCTAACGATCAGTGGACAGGCTATCGTTTTAATAATGCTAATAGAACAATTGAAGTTCATGATGATCTTTTTGGCGGTGTTGGCAGTTGGGAAACATTAGTAGAAAATGTTGTAGTTATAAATGATATTTTTCAGGCTATTGATACAGATAATAACGGAGATGCCTTAAATGATAATGTTATCCGAGTTGAGATAACCTGCCGTCAGGATCCAACGCAAGCTCAATCAGTAACAAATCCAGAAGTAACCTTAGTTTCAACAATGCACATTCAAGCAGTAGCCTCCCGTTGAAAAATCTCAGAAAGTAAGCAACCTATTTAAAATTCAACTTTATTATGATAAAAGTAATGCTAATTGGAAGTCAGGCATAAGCGATGCTCTCATTTATGGGGCGATAGTTCAGTTGGGAGAATGTCTCGTTCGCAAAGTCAAGAGTAAATTTTTCATAACTCGTTGAAATTAAAGTAAATATATTAACTCCTAACAGCTTAGAAAGATTTATTGGCTTAATAGATTTTAACACTTTTTGCCGCAATGTAGTCATTATTTGATCACCAAGTTTATCCTATCCTTGAGTCTACAATAATTTTAATCTTCCTAACTGATTATCTTGCAGATAGTTACAAACATATATAAATTTAAAACACTTCTTGTGCCTATTTGAGGACCATATAAGAAAATAATAGTTGTATACAATGTCATCCAATAGTGTTATTATGGATTATCATGACACAAACACCACGCCAGACAAAGAGCTCTTTTTACGGCCTTGGGATTGCCCCGAGAATACTGGATATACTGGATCGAATGAAGTTTACAGTTCCTACGCCGATTCAACATAAAGTCATACCTATTGCCATAGAAGACAAAGATATTATAGGAGTTGCGCAGACCGGAACTGGCAAAACACTTGCCTTTGCCGTTCCTATTATTCAGCGCCTTTCCCAGAGAAAGGGCCGCGCGCTGATTCTTACACCCACTAGGGAACTTGCTATTCAGGTTCATGATGTATTTCAGAAGATTGCTACGTCATTTGGCATAAATACAGCTGTTATTATAGGCGGTGCATCCATGGGCCTGCAGCTAAAAGCACTCAGAAGAAACCCGCGTGTTATAGTTGCTACTCCCGGACGTCTTGTCGATCACATGGAGCGACGCACAGTTCTTTTGGCTGATGTAAATGTCCTGGTTTTGGATGAGGCGGATCGTATGCTTGACATGGGATTTCTGCCGCAGATTGAAAGAATTATTAAATTTGTTCCACGAAACAGACAGACCATGCTTTTTTCCGCAACTATACCAGGAGAAATCGTGAGAATGGCAGCCGCGCACATGAAGCTGCCTATACATATTGAAGTCGCTCCCTCAGGAACTACTGCGGAGCACATTACACAGGAAGTTTTTATTGTTAAGAAAAGCTCAAAGCATCAGCTTTTAATAAAGCTGCTTGATGCCTATCACGGTCCAGTACTTATCTTCTCCCGGACAAAAATAGGCGCTAGAAAGATTGCACGCGAATTACAGCGAATGAACCGCAGAGCTGCTGAGATCCACTCAGACCGTTCACTTGCACAGAGAAAAGAGGCCCTGAATGGTTTTAAATCAGGAAAGTATAAGATACTTGTTGCCACTGATATTGCTGCTAGGGGTATTGATGTTACAGGCATAGAGCTTGTTATAAACTACGATCTCCCGGATGACACTGAGAATTATGTGCATCGTATTGGCCGCACAGGCCGCGCCGGACACGAAGGCCGTGCTATATCTTTTGCGACACCTGAACAGGGCTCAGATGTACGCAATATCGAGAAGCTGATTAAGACAGCCCTGCCCATATCAGAGCATCCTGAATTGCCCAAAGAAAGATTTGTTCAGTTTTCCAAGGGTTCGCATAAGACTGGCTTCTATGGCGGTCCCAAGAAAAGATATGCTAGAAGTAGATATAATAGATTCCGCAAACGTTGATAATGAGGGCAACTGTGAAGATCGCCCATGATATTGGTTAGAAAAAAAGGAGAAAGATGAACGAAGATTTTAAAAAAGAGGATTCTTCAGTTCCACTACAAGAAGAACAGCAGGTATTAGCTTTAATCAAGAGATTGCAGCAGCAGATTATTTTTTTGGAGAAGAAAGTAGATATTTTACTTAGCAGGTCTGTGCAAAGGACTAATGAAACCAGGAGCTTTTCCAGGCCTTCCCACTCCTTTGGTCGTTCTCAGCGTCAGGGAAAGGCAAGGTACAGGGATCGTTCCAGAGAAAGAGGTTTTTCTGCTGATCGCCTTGATAAGCAACATGATGAAGAAAGCAGAGGCTCTGAGCAAAGAGAAAAACCATTTTACCGCTTTGATAAACGCCAGGGAGGAAGCCGAAAACCTGGCCAAAGAAATAAGCCGTTATTTCACCGCAGAAGAGACCATTCTTAAAAATAATTCCATCCGCCCCAAAGCCAAAAGTAAATTTTTCATAACTCATTGAAATTCAAGTAACTATATTCATTTCCAACCAGTTCTAAAATTTTTAGTCTTTGCTTTTTTCTAAATTTACCTATTTTCCTCATCCAGATGGACACTATTTGGTCACCAGGGGGTGTACGCCACCGCTTTTAGATTTATATATATCTATACTGGCTGTCTCTAGTGCGAGCACCAAATTTTGGGCTATAGATTTATCTTGCTAGGATAAGAAAAGAGGACTATAATCAAGATGTTATTGTGTAATTAGCCTTTAACATATAAATAGAAGGGGTGACAAATGAAACTAATACATTTATTATTATTAAGCGTATTGTTATTAAGTGGCTGTGCATCCGCTGGCGATCACAGGCGACATACCCGAGATGAAGCGGGTGATAGATTAACAGTGGGCAAGGTCCAACGCGAAATTAAAATCGGTATGTCTTCTGCAGAAGTAGCTGAAGTGTTAGGTTCTCCTAACGTTGTTTCTAGTGATGAGGAAAGGAGAGAGGTTTGGATTTACGATAAAATATCGACAGATGTTTCATATTCTACCAGCGAAGCAGGGGCATCTATATTGATAGTGGGTGGAATAGGATCTTCAGGTGCTAGGTCGACTTCTCAGAGAACTCTGACAATTATAATAAAATTTGATCGTGATGGTAAAGTGCGTGATTTTGCTTATCACACCTCTCGATTCTAATATTAGAGAATGTATATGAGAAATAGCATTTCCAAGGTTGCAATTTGTATTCTTTTATTTCTATCTTTGGTTGGATGCGCTACTATCCCGATGGACTTTTTAAAATTGTCTTCTCATAGTTTAGAATATCGACAACTTCAGACAAGGCAATATGATACCAATGATGAGGAAGCAATTATTATTGCGTGTGTTGGTGTATTACAAGATTTAGGTTTTACATTGGATGATAGCGAGACAGAACTCGGATTGGTTGTTGGATCAAAAGACAGAGACGCAACTGACGCTGGACAAGTCGCACTAGCCACGCTTTCAACTTTTTTAGCAGCCCTAGGAGGAGGATCTTCGAACGCATTTGAAATGATTGATGATGTTCAAAAAATTAGAGCCTCAGTGGTAACTAAGCCAGCTTTAAATGGCAATAAAATACTTGTTAGGGTTACTTTTCAGCGAGTTATATGGAATAAAAGGGGGGATATATCAAGAATGGAAACTTTGAATGACCCCAAGTTATATCAAGGATTTTTTGAACGCTTATCTAAGTCTGTATTTTTGGAGGCTCACAAAATATGAAGAAATTAACTCGCTTCATTGGTACTTCTTTATTTATATTAACAAACGTTGTATTCTCTGGATGTGCTAGTACATCCAGTCAACTACTTGAAGCTAGCGAAAGTCAAGTTCAGTTGAGAAGTATGCAGACAAGAGCCTTTGATACGACAGATAAGAAAAAGATGCTA
This window of the Candidatus Omnitrophota bacterium genome carries:
- a CDS encoding outer membrane protein assembly factor BamE — its product is MKLIHLLLLSVLLLSGCASAGDHRRHTRDEAGDRLTVGKVQREIKIGMSSAEVAEVLGSPNVVSSDEERREVWIYDKISTDVSYSTSEAGASILIVGGIGSSGARSTSQRTLTIIIKFDRDGKVRDFAYHTSRF
- a CDS encoding DEAD/DEAH box helicase, which gives rise to MKFTVPTPIQHKVIPIAIEDKDIIGVAQTGTGKTLAFAVPIIQRLSQRKGRALILTPTRELAIQVHDVFQKIATSFGINTAVIIGGASMGLQLKALRRNPRVIVATPGRLVDHMERRTVLLADVNVLVLDEADRMLDMGFLPQIERIIKFVPRNRQTMLFSATIPGEIVRMAAAHMKLPIHIEVAPSGTTAEHITQEVFIVKKSSKHQLLIKLLDAYHGPVLIFSRTKIGARKIARELQRMNRRAAEIHSDRSLAQRKEALNGFKSGKYKILVATDIAARGIDVTGIELVINYDLPDDTENYVHRIGRTGRAGHEGRAISFATPEQGSDVRNIEKLIKTALPISEHPELPKERFVQFSKGSHKTGFYGGPKKRYARSRYNRFRKR
- a CDS encoding type II secretion system GspH family protein, whose protein sequence is MKIGVKRLPPLADKRLTGFTLVEILVALVILALAVGGIMSSFISSQRFISRSQRRLQAANYAREVLEQLRDGVNAQYWASAGNDKLDIKGWTDCIAGPINPPLQINLATLAAFNARCDYMVVSESATGYRAVTVRIEWDEP
- a CDS encoding type II secretion system GspH family protein, giving the protein MQRPKGFTLVEAVVVIIILTIMAAIAYPRFIRTMEVTIGREARVDLELILAAEKIIELQSGAYLPCNPPNDCNVELNLDLRFNNWLYDVTVTAPPNPTFLATATRTSGTNAGTEITITENGPPLVGTWPFLNLIQ
- a CDS encoding type IV pilin protein encodes the protein MKKGFTLLELIIVIIILGILASLAIPRFTRTTQRARAAEALQMLSVLRGSMERHFLRGDTYVGAVLDDGSCACDAGYNLDVGCPMTTTPRNFDYTLTNLAAGTFTITATPTGVCASTDTITIIETGVVTGAGLFAGI